From the Pseudomonas putida genome, one window contains:
- a CDS encoding glutathione peroxidase — protein sequence MSAFHDLTLKALNGEDLPLAPFKGQVVLVVNVASKCGLTPQYASLEKLHQQFKGKGFNVLGLPCNQFAGQEPGSEKEIQEFCRLNYGVSFPLGAKLEVNGHERHQLYRLLAGEGAEFPGDITWNFEKFLVGKDGRVLARFAPRTAPDDPTVVQAIEKALN from the coding sequence ATGAGTGCATTTCACGACCTGACGTTGAAGGCGCTGAACGGCGAGGACCTGCCCCTGGCACCGTTCAAGGGCCAGGTGGTGCTGGTGGTCAATGTCGCCTCCAAGTGTGGCCTGACACCGCAGTATGCTTCGCTGGAAAAGCTCCATCAGCAATTCAAGGGCAAGGGCTTCAATGTGCTGGGCCTGCCCTGCAACCAGTTTGCTGGCCAGGAGCCGGGCAGTGAGAAGGAGATTCAGGAGTTCTGCCGCCTCAACTATGGCGTCAGCTTCCCACTGGGAGCCAAGCTGGAGGTCAATGGCCATGAGCGTCACCAGTTGTACCGTCTGCTGGCGGGCGAGGGGGCGGAATTCCCTGGGGACATAACCTGGAACTTCGAGAAGTTTCTGGTGGGCAAGGACGGCCGGGTCCTCGCGCGCTTTGCCCCGCGTACCGCTCCTGACGATCCAACGGTGGTTCAGGCCATCGAAAAAGCCTTGAATTGA
- a CDS encoding methyl-accepting chemotaxis protein, with amino-acid sequence MRGLEGSMQDAAEGIQALDRQSKVIGAIIKTISDIAGQTNLLALNAAIEAARAGEQGRGFAVVADEVRQLASRTSSATEEIAKVVQQNEQLAQAAVDIIDTSKRQAEQGLALAADTGGVIVEIQEGAKKVVDAVGQFSSQLSH; translated from the coding sequence ATGCGTGGGCTGGAAGGCTCGATGCAGGATGCTGCCGAGGGTATCCAGGCGCTGGACAGGCAGTCCAAGGTGATTGGCGCAATCATCAAGACCATCAGCGACATCGCCGGGCAGACCAACCTGCTCGCGCTCAACGCCGCCATCGAAGCCGCCCGCGCCGGCGAGCAGGGTCGCGGCTTCGCCGTGGTCGCCGACGAAGTGCGGCAGCTGGCCTCGCGTACCAGCAGCGCCACCGAGGAGATTGCCAAGGTGGTGCAGCAGAACGAGCAACTGGCCCAGGCGGCGGTGGACATCATCGACACCAGCAAGCGCCAGGCCGAACAGGGGTTGGCGTTGGCGGCGGATACCGGCGGGGTGATCGTCGAGATTCAGGAAGGGGCGAAGAAGGTGGTGGATGCGGTGGGGCAGTTTTCCAGCCAGTTGAGCCACTGA
- a CDS encoding sensor histidine kinase: MSQDNQGLDFSTVIASTVHDLKNSLSALIQSHDQWMARLPEEWRSGTEQGVIEHEFRHLNGMLVQLLGLYKLGVNQLPVCPDYHELDDFIEAQLAAHQEVLQHNDILATWRVETDNPLGFFDRELVASVIANVITNATRYAGHALLVSIGEEDEHLIISVNDDGPGYPARMLERQQDYVQGIDSQSGSTGLGLYFAARIAALHERNGVRGRIEIANGGALGGGLFRLYLP, from the coding sequence ATGAGCCAGGATAACCAGGGGCTGGATTTTTCCACGGTGATCGCCTCCACCGTGCATGACCTGAAGAACTCGCTGTCAGCGCTGATCCAGTCCCATGACCAGTGGATGGCACGGCTGCCTGAAGAGTGGCGCAGCGGTACTGAGCAGGGCGTGATCGAGCATGAGTTCCGTCATCTCAACGGCATGCTGGTGCAGTTGCTGGGGCTGTACAAACTGGGGGTGAATCAGCTGCCGGTATGCCCCGACTACCACGAGCTGGATGACTTCATCGAAGCGCAACTGGCGGCCCATCAGGAAGTGCTGCAGCACAACGACATCCTCGCGACCTGGCGTGTCGAGACTGACAACCCGCTGGGCTTCTTCGACCGCGAACTGGTGGCTTCGGTGATCGCCAACGTGATCACCAACGCCACCCGCTATGCCGGCCATGCGCTGCTGGTCAGCATCGGCGAGGAAGACGAGCACCTGATCATCAGCGTCAACGACGACGGCCCGGGTTACCCGGCGCGGATGCTCGAGCGCCAGCAGGATTACGTGCAGGGTATCGACTCGCAGAGTGGCAGCACCGGGCTCGGGTTGTATTTCGCGGCGCGGATTGCGGCATTGCATGAGCGAAACGGCGTGCGCGGGCGGATCGAGATTGCCAACGGTGGGGCGCTTGGGGGTGGGTTGTTCAGGTTGTATTTGCCGTAA
- a CDS encoding FKBP-type peptidyl-prolyl cis-trans isomerase, whose translation MLIAANKAVSIDYTLTNDAGETIDSSAGGAPLVYLHGAANIIPGLEKALEGKQAGDELEVAIEPEDAYGEYLAELVSTLNRSLFEGVDQLEVGMQFHASAPDGQMQIVTIRDIDGDDITVDGNHPLAGQRLNFKVKVVDVRDASEEEIAHRHIHGEGGHHH comes from the coding sequence ATGCTGATCGCCGCCAACAAGGCTGTCTCCATCGACTATACCCTGACCAACGACGCCGGGGAGACCATCGACAGCTCCGCCGGCGGTGCGCCGCTGGTTTACCTGCACGGTGCCGCCAACATCATCCCGGGCCTGGAAAAAGCTCTGGAAGGCAAGCAAGCCGGTGACGAGCTGGAAGTTGCCATCGAGCCGGAAGACGCCTACGGCGAATACCTGGCCGAGCTGGTCAGCACCCTGAATCGCAGCCTGTTCGAAGGCGTCGACCAACTGGAAGTCGGCATGCAGTTCCACGCTTCGGCGCCGGACGGCCAGATGCAGATCGTCACCATCCGCGACATCGACGGCGACGACATCACTGTCGACGGCAACCACCCTCTGGCTGGCCAGCGCCTGAACTTCAAGGTCAAGGTTGTCGACGTGCGTGACGCCAGCGAAGAAGAAATCGCTCACCGTCACATCCACGGTGAAGGTGGCCATCACCACTGA
- the pta gene encoding phosphate acetyltransferase, giving the protein MQTFFIAPTDFGVGLTSISLGLVRTLERAGLKVGFFKPIAQPHPGDTGPERSTELVARTHGIKPPVPLSLAHVERMLGDGQLDELLEEIIRLYQQACVGNDVVVVEGMVPTRHASYAARVNLHLAKSLDAEVILVSAPENEVLSELSGRVELQAQLFGGPRDPKVLGVILNKVRTDESMADFATRLREHSPLLRGNDFRLLGCIPYQPELNAPRTRDVAELLGAQVLNAGDYEQRRMNKIIICARTVANTVPLLTPGTLVVTPGDRDDIILAVSLAAINGVPLAGLLLTSDSKPDARILGLCRGALQAGLPILSVSTGSYDTANLLNSLNREIPVDDRDRAEFITDFVASHLDAAWLHQRCGTPREMRLSPAVFRYQLIQRAQQANKRIVLPEGAEPLLVQAAAICQARGIARCVLLAKPEAVEAVARAQGITLPSDLEILDPELIRGRYVEPMVNLRKSKNLNAPMAEQQLEDPVVIGTMMLALDEVDGLVSGLVHSTANTIRPALQLIKTAPGASLVSSVFFMLFPEQVLVYGDCVMNPHPSASELAEIARQSAESAQAFGIAPRVAMISYSSDSASDEEVEKVREATRLAQAAEQGLLIDGPLQYDAAANPQVARQLAPESQVAGRATVFVFPDLNTGNTTHKAVQRSTDGVSLGPMLQGLRKPVNDLPRGAQVDDIVHTIALTAIQASSIR; this is encoded by the coding sequence ATGCAGACATTTTTCATTGCGCCGACCGACTTTGGTGTCGGCCTGACCTCCATCAGCCTGGGCCTGGTCCGCACCCTGGAACGGGCCGGGCTGAAGGTCGGCTTTTTCAAGCCGATCGCCCAGCCTCATCCCGGCGACACCGGCCCGGAGCGTTCCACCGAACTGGTCGCCCGTACCCACGGCATCAAGCCACCGGTGCCACTGAGCCTGGCCCATGTCGAGCGCATGCTTGGCGATGGCCAGCTGGACGAATTGCTCGAAGAAATCATCCGCCTGTACCAGCAAGCCTGCGTCGGTAATGACGTGGTGGTGGTCGAGGGCATGGTGCCGACTCGCCACGCCAGCTACGCCGCACGGGTCAACCTGCACCTGGCCAAGAGCCTGGATGCCGAAGTGATCCTGGTTTCCGCCCCGGAAAACGAAGTGCTCAGCGAGCTGTCCGGGCGGGTCGAACTGCAGGCCCAGCTGTTCGGCGGCCCGCGCGACCCGAAAGTGCTGGGGGTGATCCTCAACAAGGTGCGCACCGACGAGAGCATGGCCGACTTCGCCACCCGCCTGCGCGAGCATTCGCCACTGCTGCGCGGCAACGACTTCCGCCTGCTCGGCTGTATTCCCTACCAGCCCGAGCTGAACGCCCCACGCACCCGTGACGTGGCCGAACTGCTCGGCGCCCAGGTGCTCAACGCCGGCGACTACGAGCAGCGGCGGATGAACAAGATCATCATCTGCGCCCGCACCGTGGCCAATACGGTACCGCTGCTGACCCCGGGCACCCTGGTGGTGACCCCGGGCGATCGCGACGACATCATCCTCGCCGTGAGCCTGGCCGCAATCAACGGCGTGCCCCTGGCTGGCCTGCTGCTGACCAGCGACAGCAAGCCTGATGCTCGCATCCTTGGTCTTTGCCGTGGTGCCCTGCAGGCCGGCCTGCCGATTCTGTCGGTAAGCACCGGCTCCTACGACACCGCCAACCTGCTCAACTCGCTGAACCGCGAAATCCCGGTGGATGACCGTGATCGGGCCGAATTCATCACCGACTTCGTCGCCAGCCACCTGGACGCCGCCTGGTTACACCAGCGCTGCGGCACGCCACGGGAAATGCGCCTGTCGCCAGCGGTATTCCGTTACCAGCTGATCCAGCGGGCGCAGCAGGCCAACAAGCGCATCGTCCTGCCGGAGGGCGCCGAGCCGCTGCTGGTGCAGGCCGCGGCAATCTGCCAGGCGCGCGGCATCGCCCGTTGCGTGCTGTTGGCCAAGCCCGAAGCAGTCGAAGCCGTGGCCCGTGCACAGGGCATTACCCTGCCCTCGGACCTGGAGATTCTCGACCCAGAACTGATTCGCGGGCGCTATGTCGAGCCAATGGTCAACCTGCGCAAGAGCAAGAACCTCAACGCGCCCATGGCCGAGCAGCAGCTGGAAGACCCGGTGGTGATCGGCACCATGATGCTGGCCCTGGATGAGGTCGATGGCCTGGTCTCGGGCCTGGTGCACTCCACCGCCAACACCATCCGCCCGGCGCTGCAACTGATCAAGACCGCGCCCGGCGCCAGCCTGGTGTCGTCGGTGTTCTTCATGCTGTTCCCCGAGCAGGTGCTGGTGTACGGCGACTGCGTGATGAACCCGCACCCCAGCGCCAGCGAACTGGCCGAGATCGCCCGGCAGAGCGCCGAGTCGGCGCAGGCCTTCGGCATCGCGCCACGGGTGGCGATGATCAGCTACTCGAGCGATTCGGCCAGTGACGAGGAAGTAGAAAAAGTGCGCGAAGCCACGCGCCTGGCACAGGCGGCAGAGCAAGGGCTGCTGATCGACGGGCCGCTGCAGTACGACGCCGCTGCCAACCCGCAGGTCGCTCGCCAGCTGGCCCCTGAGAGCCAGGTGGCCGGCCGGGCGACGGTGTTCGTGTTCCCTGACCTGAACACTGGCAACACCACCCACAAGGCGGTGCAGCGCAGTACCGATGGGGTCAGCCTGGGGCCAATGCTGCAGGGGTTGCGCAAGCCGGTGAACGACTTGCCGCGAGGGGCGCAGGTGGACGATATCGTCCATACCATCGCCCTTACTGCTATTCAGGCCAGCAGCATCCGCTGA
- a CDS encoding OmpA family protein yields MFTMRRLIIVATVAALMTGCAGQNPYDSQGQAQGESSGMSKTAKYGGLGALAGAVAGAAINHNNRGKGALIGAAAVGAAAAGYGYYADKQEAELRAKMANTGVEVQRQGDQIKLIMPGNITFATDSANISPSFYSPLNNLANSFKSFNQNTIEVVGFTDSTGSRQHNMDLSQRRAQAVSTYLTSQGVDASRVSVRGMGPDQPIASNADANGRAQNRRVEVNLKPIPGQQYDQQQGQVQQYP; encoded by the coding sequence ATGTTCACCATGCGTCGTCTGATTATCGTCGCAACCGTTGCCGCCCTGATGACTGGCTGCGCCGGGCAGAATCCTTATGACAGCCAAGGCCAGGCTCAGGGTGAGTCCTCGGGGATGAGCAAGACCGCCAAGTACGGCGGCCTGGGCGCGCTGGCCGGTGCTGTTGCCGGTGCCGCCATCAACCACAACAACCGTGGCAAGGGCGCACTGATCGGTGCCGCCGCAGTCGGTGCTGCCGCTGCCGGTTATGGCTACTACGCCGATAAGCAAGAAGCCGAGCTGCGCGCGAAAATGGCTAACACTGGCGTTGAAGTTCAGCGCCAGGGCGACCAGATCAAACTGATCATGCCGGGCAACATCACCTTCGCCACTGACTCGGCCAACATTTCGCCGAGCTTCTACAGCCCGCTGAACAACCTGGCCAACTCGTTCAAGTCGTTCAACCAGAACACCATCGAAGTGGTGGGCTTCACCGACAGCACCGGCAGCCGCCAGCACAACATGGACCTGTCGCAGCGCCGCGCTCAGGCCGTCAGCACCTACCTGACTTCGCAGGGCGTGGACGCTTCGCGTGTTTCGGTTCGTGGCATGGGCCCGGACCAGCCGATCGCCAGCAACGCCGACGCCAATGGCCGCGCACAGAACCGCCGTGTAGAGGTCAACCTGAAGCCTATTCCAGGCCAGCAGTATGACCAGCAGCAAGGCCAGGTTCAGCAGTACCCCTAA
- a CDS encoding glycosyltransferase family 4 protein has translation MNTPALRICLVSETFPPEINGVANTLGRLSEGLRQRGHQVEIVRPRQANEAPADDDQGLLLCRGWALPGYPGLQWGEMSMHKLLRRWRRHRPDVLYIATEGPLGLSALRAARRLGVAVVSGFHTNFPQYSGQYGLGLLARLLTHYLRWFHRRTAATLVPSVSQRLELERRGFERLALMARGVDAGLFNPARRSQALRESWGLGADDIAVLHVGRLAAEKNLTLLQPCLHALQKTYPQRRLRLVVVGDGPQRAALEQQMSDAVFCGAQRGEALAEHYASGDLFLFPSLTETFGNVVLEAMASGLAVVAYDEAAAAQHIRHGHSGALAMPGEQCAFIDAACWLLEESETLRRVRLNARQHASRQGWPAIVEQFESHLFNACHTAPAGSQPTGAALAIKPESSTPRG, from the coding sequence ATGAATACACCTGCCCTACGTATCTGCCTTGTCAGCGAAACTTTCCCACCCGAAATAAACGGTGTGGCCAATACCCTTGGCCGCCTCAGCGAAGGTTTGCGACAGCGTGGTCACCAGGTGGAAATCGTTCGCCCACGGCAAGCCAACGAGGCACCGGCGGACGATGACCAGGGCCTGTTGCTCTGCCGTGGCTGGGCACTGCCCGGCTATCCCGGCCTGCAGTGGGGCGAGATGTCGATGCACAAGCTGTTGCGCCGCTGGCGCCGGCATCGCCCGGACGTGCTGTACATCGCCACCGAAGGGCCACTGGGCCTCAGCGCCCTGCGCGCCGCGCGACGCCTGGGGGTTGCCGTGGTCAGCGGCTTTCACACCAATTTCCCGCAATACTCCGGCCAATACGGCCTCGGCCTGCTGGCGCGCCTGCTCACCCATTACCTGCGCTGGTTCCATCGACGAACCGCCGCCACCCTTGTACCCAGCGTCAGCCAGCGCCTGGAGCTGGAACGCCGCGGATTCGAGCGCCTGGCCTTGATGGCCCGGGGCGTCGATGCCGGCCTGTTCAACCCGGCCAGACGCAGCCAGGCGTTACGCGAAAGCTGGGGGCTCGGCGCGGACGATATCGCCGTGCTGCACGTCGGGCGTCTGGCCGCAGAGAAGAACCTGACGCTGTTGCAGCCCTGCCTGCACGCCTTGCAGAAAACGTATCCACAACGGCGCCTGCGCCTGGTGGTGGTGGGTGATGGCCCGCAGCGGGCCGCCCTCGAACAGCAGATGTCGGATGCGGTGTTCTGCGGCGCGCAGCGCGGTGAAGCGCTGGCCGAACACTACGCCAGCGGCGACCTGTTCCTGTTTCCGAGCCTGACCGAAACCTTCGGCAACGTGGTGCTCGAAGCCATGGCCTCGGGGCTGGCCGTGGTCGCCTACGATGAAGCTGCCGCGGCCCAGCACATCCGCCATGGTCACAGTGGCGCGCTGGCCATGCCTGGCGAGCAGTGCGCATTCATCGATGCCGCCTGCTGGCTGCTGGAAGAAAGCGAAACCCTGCGCCGGGTTCGCCTGAACGCCCGCCAGCACGCCAGCCGCCAAGGCTGGCCAGCGATCGTCGAGCAATTCGAATCACACTTGTTCAACGCCTGCCACACGGCACCTGCCGGCAGCCAACCGACAGGCGCCGCACTGGCGATCAAGCCAGAGTCGTCAACGCCTCGCGGCTGA
- a CDS encoding MBL fold metallo-hydrolase, whose product MSAAPTTLVRETFPVGPLQCNCTLIGDPVSKKAIVVDPGGDPDKILARLQAHGLTLVSIIHTHAHFDHFLASGKLKELTGATLHLHKQDQPLWDNLEMQCQMFGVPFTPVPSPDRWLGDDEELACGCGVALHTPGHTPGSMSFWFSDAKLLIAGDTLFRRGIGRTDLWGGDQRAIVRSIKERLYRLDEDAIVVTGHGPDTRLGDEMRENPFVRA is encoded by the coding sequence ATGAGCGCTGCCCCCACCACCCTCGTCCGCGAAACTTTCCCTGTAGGCCCCTTGCAGTGCAACTGCACCCTGATCGGTGACCCGGTCAGCAAGAAGGCCATCGTCGTCGACCCAGGCGGTGACCCGGACAAGATCCTCGCCCGTCTGCAGGCCCATGGCCTGACGCTGGTGAGCATCATCCACACCCACGCGCACTTCGACCATTTCCTCGCTTCGGGCAAGCTCAAGGAGCTCACTGGCGCTACCTTGCACCTGCACAAGCAGGACCAGCCGCTGTGGGACAACCTGGAAATGCAATGCCAGATGTTCGGCGTGCCCTTTACTCCGGTACCGTCGCCAGACCGTTGGCTGGGCGATGACGAGGAGCTCGCCTGCGGTTGTGGCGTGGCCCTTCACACGCCTGGGCACACGCCAGGCTCGATGAGTTTCTGGTTCTCCGATGCCAAGCTGCTGATCGCTGGCGACACCCTGTTCCGTCGCGGCATCGGCCGTACCGACCTGTGGGGCGGTGACCAGCGCGCCATCGTTCGCTCGATCAAGGAGCGGCTGTATCGCCTGGACGAAGATGCCATCGTGGTCACTGGCCACGGGCCGGATACACGCCTCGGCGACGAGATGCGCGAGAACCCGTTCGTGCGGGCTTGA
- a CDS encoding tetratricopeptide repeat-containing response regulator — translation MLQYGQKSFLIVDDFTDFRTSTRSMLRELGVRDVDTADSGEQALRMCGQKRYDYVLQDFHLGDGKKNGQQVLEDLILDKLISHECVFIMVTAESSQAIVLSALEHEPDAYLTKPFNRVGLAQRLDKLTQRKTLLKPILQALDRGRPAEVLVACAELCKKDPRFAPLCLRYRADALRDLNRFDELEKFLKSILASRPQPWVYSALGSLMHKRGQNAQAQGVYEQALKAFPIMPGLYDGMAEVLVAQGETKRAQGMLEEAVRLSPLAVRRQAALGKLALDNEDYESASKAFRHAVNQGQSSRYKDAESNLGLVQALMSKNAGFGLDARARVEINTVLSEVAKDNLEDQGLQVRARLMKAASLQQAGDPETAAKLTEQAMQRLEKMDQFFSVEAALTVARQLQSLGQEAAGGSILKGCVETYGDDPKVMQSVAKLTDDPAVLGAVTEAVDLNRQGVRSYQAGQLNEALQMFRKALSLQPKNISIALNTAQALLRLGGEVTPPAIQQECRDCLTRVAGIPTSDSRYDRYRKLHIKVFGA, via the coding sequence ATGCTGCAGTACGGGCAAAAGAGCTTTCTGATCGTCGACGACTTCACCGACTTTCGCACGTCGACCCGTTCCATGCTGCGCGAACTGGGCGTGCGCGATGTGGACACCGCAGACAGTGGTGAGCAGGCCCTGCGCATGTGCGGGCAGAAGCGCTACGACTATGTCCTCCAGGACTTCCACCTCGGTGACGGCAAGAAGAACGGCCAGCAGGTCCTTGAAGACCTGATCCTCGACAAGCTGATCAGCCATGAGTGCGTGTTCATCATGGTCACGGCCGAGAGCAGCCAGGCCATCGTGCTCAGTGCCCTGGAGCACGAGCCGGATGCCTACCTGACCAAGCCGTTCAACCGCGTGGGCCTGGCTCAGCGCCTGGACAAACTGACCCAGCGCAAGACCCTGCTCAAGCCGATTCTGCAGGCGCTCGACCGTGGTCGCCCGGCCGAAGTGCTGGTGGCGTGTGCCGAGCTGTGCAAGAAGGACCCGCGTTTCGCGCCGTTGTGCCTGCGCTATCGCGCCGACGCACTGCGTGACCTCAACCGCTTCGATGAGCTAGAGAAGTTTCTCAAGAGCATCCTCGCCAGCCGCCCGCAACCTTGGGTGTATTCGGCACTCGGCAGCCTGATGCACAAGCGCGGGCAGAACGCCCAGGCCCAGGGTGTCTATGAGCAGGCGCTCAAGGCATTCCCGATCATGCCCGGGCTGTACGATGGCATGGCCGAAGTGCTGGTCGCTCAAGGCGAAACCAAGCGTGCCCAGGGCATGCTCGAAGAAGCGGTGCGCTTGTCGCCCCTGGCAGTGCGCCGACAGGCCGCCCTGGGCAAGTTGGCGCTGGATAACGAGGACTACGAAAGCGCCTCCAAAGCCTTCCGCCATGCGGTGAACCAGGGCCAGAGTTCGCGTTACAAGGACGCCGAAAGCAACCTTGGGCTGGTCCAGGCGTTGATGAGCAAGAACGCCGGCTTCGGCCTGGATGCCCGCGCCCGGGTCGAGATAAACACCGTGCTCAGCGAAGTGGCCAAGGACAACCTCGAAGACCAGGGCCTGCAAGTGCGCGCCCGGCTGATGAAGGCCGCCAGCCTGCAGCAGGCGGGCGACCCCGAGACCGCCGCCAAGCTCACCGAGCAGGCCATGCAGCGGCTGGAGAAGATGGACCAGTTCTTCTCGGTCGAGGCCGCCTTGACCGTGGCCAGGCAACTGCAGTCGCTGGGCCAGGAAGCGGCCGGCGGCAGCATCCTCAAGGGGTGCGTGGAAACCTACGGCGATGACCCCAAGGTCATGCAAAGCGTGGCCAAACTGACTGACGACCCAGCCGTACTGGGCGCGGTCACCGAAGCGGTCGACCTCAACCGCCAGGGCGTGCGCAGCTACCAGGCCGGTCAACTCAACGAGGCCTTGCAGATGTTCCGCAAGGCTCTGTCGCTGCAACCGAAAAACATCAGTATCGCGCTCAATACGGCGCAGGCCTTGCTGCGCCTCGGTGGCGAGGTGACACCCCCAGCGATCCAGCAGGAATGCCGCGACTGCCTGACCCGCGTGGCCGGTATCCCGACCAGCGACAGCCGCTACGACCGCTACCGCAAACTGCACATCAAGGTCTTCGGCGCATGA
- a CDS encoding DUF3565 domain-containing protein has translation MGQDLLQKYVELTSVTKASPECDRSADEGRPISRITGFHQDEEGHWVVELSCGHTQHLRHQPPWQARPWVLDAEQRAERIGQPFACGWCAQGADSATLGR, from the coding sequence ATGGGGCAAGACCTTTTGCAAAAGTATGTAGAACTGACAAGTGTAACCAAGGCATCGCCTGAATGCGACCGCAGCGCGGACGAGGGGCGACCCATCAGTCGGATCACCGGCTTCCACCAGGACGAAGAAGGCCACTGGGTGGTCGAGCTGTCCTGCGGCCACACCCAGCACCTGCGCCACCAGCCACCGTGGCAGGCACGCCCGTGGGTGCTCGACGCCGAACAGCGCGCCGAGCGCATCGGCCAACCATTCGCTTGCGGCTGGTGCGCACAAGGGGCCGATAGCGCTACCCTTGGCCGTTGA
- a CDS encoding NADH:flavin oxidoreductase, protein MSSNPLFQPFTLGALELPTRVVMAPMTRTFCPGGVPHAGVVEYYRRRAAAGVGLIITEGTTVGHKAANGYPNVPRFHGEDALAGWKQVVDAVHAEGGRIVPQLWHVGTVRRLGTEPDASVPGYGPSEKVKDGQVLVHGMSHDDIRNVIAAFAQAAHDAKAIGMDGVEIHGAHGYLIDQFFWEASNRRSDEYGGDLAGRSRFAIELIQAVRAAVGPDFPIIFRFSQWKQQDYSARLVETPEALAAFLEPLSAAGVDIFHCSTRRFWEPEFEGSELNLAGWTRTLTGKPTITVGSVGLDGEFLQFMVATDKVAKPASLEGLLRRLGDEEFDLVAVGRALLVDAEWAQKVREGREADVLPFSREALTTLA, encoded by the coding sequence ATGTCCAGCAACCCCCTGTTCCAGCCGTTCACCCTCGGCGCGCTCGAGCTGCCGACCCGCGTCGTCATGGCGCCGATGACCCGTACCTTCTGCCCTGGTGGCGTGCCGCACGCCGGCGTGGTCGAGTATTACCGCCGCCGTGCCGCGGCAGGCGTGGGGCTGATCATCACCGAAGGCACCACGGTCGGGCACAAGGCAGCCAACGGCTACCCCAATGTACCGCGCTTCCATGGTGAAGATGCCTTGGCTGGCTGGAAGCAGGTGGTCGACGCGGTGCATGCCGAAGGCGGCCGTATCGTCCCGCAGCTGTGGCACGTCGGCACGGTGCGCCGCCTGGGCACCGAGCCAGACGCCAGCGTGCCGGGTTACGGGCCGAGCGAGAAGGTCAAGGACGGCCAGGTGCTGGTGCATGGCATGTCGCATGACGATATCCGCAACGTGATCGCCGCCTTTGCCCAAGCGGCCCACGATGCCAAGGCCATCGGCATGGACGGCGTGGAGATCCATGGCGCCCACGGCTACCTGATCGATCAGTTCTTCTGGGAGGCCAGCAACCGCCGCAGCGACGAATATGGCGGCGACCTGGCTGGCCGCTCGCGCTTCGCCATCGAGCTGATCCAGGCCGTGCGCGCTGCCGTGGGGCCGGACTTCCCGATCATCTTCCGCTTCTCGCAGTGGAAGCAGCAGGACTACAGCGCACGTCTGGTGGAAACGCCGGAAGCACTGGCAGCCTTCCTTGAACCGCTGTCGGCGGCGGGTGTGGATATCTTCCACTGTTCGACCCGGCGCTTCTGGGAGCCCGAGTTCGAAGGTTCCGAGCTGAACCTGGCCGGCTGGACCCGTACACTCACCGGCAAGCCGACCATCACCGTCGGCAGCGTGGGGCTCGATGGCGAGTTCCTGCAGTTCATGGTCGCCACTGACAAGGTGGCCAAGCCGGCCAGCCTGGAAGGCTTGCTGCGCCGTCTGGGCGACGAAGAGTTCGACCTGGTGGCGGTTGGCCGTGCCCTGCTGGTGGACGCCGAGTGGGCGCAGAAAGTGCGCGAAGGGCGTGAAGCGGACGTGCTGCCGTTCAGCCGCGAGGCGTTGACGACTCTGGCTTGA